In Papaver somniferum cultivar HN1 chromosome 1, ASM357369v1, whole genome shotgun sequence, a genomic segment contains:
- the LOC113315550 gene encoding glycine-rich cell wall structural protein 2-like, with translation MAEWNMVIRLKCLTFLSFWVFITCCVIVEAARENALMGHHHHDHGHNIADNWVHETTYARPCKHIGSPALGYGGATTGAGCGSGSSTGHGYSGGSGSGFGSGSGQGSGSTEGSGSGFGYGHGSGSSGYGTGMGSGGGFGSGSGSGFGNGGGSGSSSGSIGGVGSGGGSSYGSGGSGSGSSYGLGGGSDHSGDGLGDGDGDDPIPLRKTIHG, from the coding sequence ATGGCAGAGTGGAATATGGTTATAAGACTTAAGTGTCTTACTTTTTTAAGCTTTTGGGTGTTTATTACTTGTTGTGTGATTGTGGAAGCAGCTAGAGAAAATGCATTGATGGGTCACCACCATCATGATCATGGTCATAATATTGCAGATAACTGGGTGCACGAGACTACGTATGCACGACCTTGCAAACATATTGGGAGTCCAGCATTAGGATACGGAGGTGCTACTACCGGGGCTGGTTGTGGCTCTGGTAGTAGTACTGGACATGGTTATTCAGGTGGCAGTGGTAGTGGTTTTGGCTCAGGCTCAGGACAAGGTAGTGGAAGCACTGAAGGCTCTGGATCGGGATTTGGCTATGGCCACGGCAGCGGCAGCTCAGGTTATGGAACTGGTATGGGCAGTGGCGGAGGCTTCGGGTCAGGTTCAGGATCTGGCTTTGGTAATGGTGGTGGTAGCGGTTCGAGTTCTGGTTCTATCGGAGGTGTAGGAAGTGGTGGTGGCTCAAGTTATGGTTCTGGCGGAAGTGGTAGTGGCTCAAGTTATGGTTTGGGTGGCGGTAGTGACCATTCTGGTGATGGACTTGGAGACGGTGATGGAGATGATCCAATTCCTCTCAGGAAAACTATTCATGGTTAA
- the LOC113287792 gene encoding probable prolyl 4-hydroxylase 9 isoform X1, with product MKVRNRGGLFRTKLELPIVLLSCTLFFLAGFFGSVLLSQFQDIDEVVPKSRILDESVVEKREEDKVFESIPNGDTGDSYVTSIPFQVLSWKPRAVYYPGFATVEQCDNIIKKAKANLRPSGLAFRKGETAGNTKGVRTSSGTFLSAYSDSTGTLAQIEVKIARATMLPRSHGEAFNVLRYEIGQKYLSHHDSFNPTEYGPQRSQRIASFLLYLSDVEEGGETMFPYENGSNMNIGYDYEKCIGLKVKPRRGDGLLFYSLYPNGTIDQMSLHGSCPVIVGQKWVATKWIRTQ from the exons ATGAAAGTAAGAAATAGAGGGGGATTATTCAGAACAAAGCTAGAATTACCCATTGTTTTACTTTCATGCACTCTATTTTTCCTTGCTGGTTTCTTTGGATCCGTTCTCCTTTCTCAA TTCCAGGATATTGATGAAGTTGTACCTAAATCTAGGATACTTGATGAATCTGTAGTAGAAAAAAGAGAGGAGGATAAAGTGTTTGAATCAATTCCTAATGGAGATACTGGGGATTCTTATGTTACTTCCATTCCTTTTCAG GTTTTGAGCTGGAAACCTCGTGCTGTTTACTATCCTGGTTTTGCAACTGTAGAACAATGTGACAACATAATTAAAAAGGCCAAGGCAAATCTTAGACCATCAGGCTTGGCTTTTAGGAAGGGAGAAACTGCTGGCAACACCAAGGGAGTAAGAACAAG TTCGGGCACATTTCTCAGTGCATATAGCGACTCAACTGGAACCTTGGCCCAGATTGAGGTAAAAATAGCAAGGGCTACAATGCTTCCGAGGAGCCACGGGGAG GCATTCAATGTTCTGCGCTATGAGATTGGACAGAAATATTTGTCTCATCATGATTCATTCAACCCAACTGAGTATGGACCACAAAGGAGCCAAAGG ATAGCATCTTTCCTGTTATATCTTTCTGACGTGGAAGAAGGTGGTGAAACAATGTTCCCATATGAG AATGGTTCGAATATGAATATTGGCTATGactatgaaaaatgtattggcTTAAAAGTGAAGCCTCGTAGAGGGGATGGCCTGCTCTTTTATTCGTTATATCCAAATGGGACGATTGATCAG ATGTCACTTCATGGGAGTTGTCCTGTGATAGTCGGACAAAAATGGGTGGCTACAAAGTGGATCAGGACTCAATAA
- the LOC113287768 gene encoding uncharacterized protein LOC113287768, giving the protein MTFRRRKPFITVIVISNTDCRSKRWFSTGSDGGNNNFAGENAYEILMVSESSSFDEIKASFRKLAKETHPDLVGGSSDPASSQRFVQILAAYEILSDSEKRAHYDMYLFSQRKVIQKVSRQGSPMFIYESDVSMSSELEVVEWLRWYRYAINDIVSQEKIVVGTGYFDVLEGEFYSAVRAAYYGPYIESLDYLPECFEAEERSAYGTPDVLHLVSGRDLFGIVCIVNKRPELARPCYEKLSSFSFDGSNLCQSVKDISVSNYSSQVENQEPLQMETRPCIDRTSDVYKDLELHIGGKVVAMASRIPPKTCTDGIQNEDNEDHIHVFLSSEECPLYVRSDMSMNSSSSNSSASKILLGTITGLGNNCEEGSCYVYNNSGTQTHVIMKHRTLMVKHMHWYQAGKEVSPCECRCSRARLPPSKFWLFEPRCHMHDVGGWYVETFGRDKKGKTVPSQRQWDSLNEFEQPEQRLHPAMYLLTLAYRSLDLEDAKRRKRTVKDIAEAKLLNIFRWCKKLV; this is encoded by the exons ATGACATTCCGACGTAGAAAACCTTTCATTACGGTGATTGTTATTAGTAATACTGATTGTAGAAGTAAACGGTGGTTCAGTACAGGTTCTGATGGTGGGAATAATAATTTCGCGGGAGAAAATGCATATGAGATTTTAATGGTTTCTGAAAGTAGCAGTTTTGATGAAATTAAAGCTTCATTTCGAAAATTAGCTAAAGAAACTCATCCTGATCTAGTAGGTGGTTCTTCTGATCCAGCTTCCTCTCAACGATTTGTCCAAATTCTTGCCGCTTACGAG ATTCTTTCAGATTCAGAGAAGAGAGCTCACTATGATATGTATCtattctctcaaagaaaggtTATACAGAAAGTCTCCAGGCAAGGTTCACCAATGTTCATATATGAGTCTGATGTTTCAATGTCAAGTGAGTTGGAGGTAGTTGAATGGCTACGATGGTACAGATATGCTATCAATGACATTGTTTCGCAGGAGAAAATTGTTGTTGGAACTGGCTACTTTGATGTACTGGAGGGTGAGTTTTATTCAGCTGTACGTGCAGCTTATTATGGGCCTTATATTGAATCTTTGGATTATCTTCCTGAATGTTTTGAAGCTGAGGAGAGATCTGCTTATGGAACCCCAGATGTGCTTCACTTAGTTTCAGGTCGCGATCTCTTTggaattgtatgtattgttaataAGCGTCCTGAATTAGCACGACCGTGCTATGAAAAGTTGAGTTCTTTTTCGTTTGATGGCTCCAACTTGTGTCAGTCTGTTAAAGATATAAGCGTCAGCAATTATTCTTCACAAGTTGAAAATCAAGAACCTCTGCAGATGGAAACTAGGCCTTGTATTGACAGGACATCAGATGTTTATAAAGATTTAGAATTGCATATTGGTGGAAAAGTGGTTGCGATGGCTAGTAGGATCCCTCCGAAAACTTGTACTGATGGAATTCAAAATGAAGATAACGAAGATCATATACATGTTTTTCTCAGTTCAGAAGAGTGTCCACTCTATGTCAGGTCAGATATGTCTATGAACTCATCTTCTAGTAATTCTTCCGCATCGAAGATTCTTTTGGGAACAATAACTGGACTAGGAAATAACTGCGAAGAAGGATCCTGCTATGTCTACAATAATAGTGGTACACAAACTCACGTGATTATGAAACATAGAACATTGATG GTGAAGCACATGCATTGGTATCAAGCTGGAAAAGAAGTTTCTCCATGCGAATGTAGATGCAGCAGAGCCCGTTTGCCTCCTAGCAA attttggcTATTCGAGCCCCGATGCCACATGCACGATGTTGGGGGTTGGTATGTAGAAACATTTGGCCGAGATAAAAAAGGCAAGACAGTCCCCTCCCAGAGACAGTGGGACAGCCTTAATGAATTCGAACAGCCCGAGCA GAGACTTCATCCTGCAATGTATTTGCTAACACTCGCGTACAGAAGTCTAGATCTCGAAGATGCAAAAAGAAGGAAACGGACAGTTAAGGATATTGCTGAAGCAAAGCTGTTAAATATTTTCCGCTGGTGCAAGAAACTTGTTTGA
- the LOC113315480 gene encoding protein DOG1-like 3, with the protein MASSSNQVQLLECYQNWMIEQQQLLLELLQVHNQKPDDEQELCCIIGKLVKHFQEYTSRRAHLAVDEASSFLSPTWCTSMENSCLWVGGCRPSLLIQLVYSLCGSQLESQLSERLQGVRRGNIGELSADQLSLVSELQCSTIQEEEILSKRMASLQENIADCQLTRLANNSDDSVTDSHIAQVALGSHYEDLASILVDSDKLRMNTLKELIRLFTPLQAVEFLIVGKELHLCMHHWGQISDHRHGRT; encoded by the coding sequence ATGGCGAGCTCATCGAATCAAGTTCAACTCCTTGAATGCTATCAGAACTGGATGattgaacaacaacaacttcttctagaGCTCTTACAAGTGCACAACCAAAAGCCAGACGACGAGCAAGAACTTTGTTGTATCATCGGAAAACTCGTCAAACACTTCCAAGAGTATACTAGTAGAAGAGCCCATCTTGCAGTAGACGAAGCTTCGTCATTTTTGTCACCTACGTGGTGTACTTCCATGGAGAATTCTTGCCTATGGGTTGGGGGTTGCAGACCTTCGTTATTGATCCAACTCGTTTACTCGCTCTGTGGTTCTCAACTTGAGTCACAACTCAGTGAGCGCTTACAAGGCGTGAGAAGAGGCAACATAGGCGAGTTATCAGCAGATCAACTCAGTCTTGTTAGTGAGTTACAGTGTAGCACAATTCAAGAAGAAGAGATACTTTCAAAGAGGATGGCTAGTTTACAAGAGAATATAGCTGATTGTCAACTCACTAGGCTTGCTAACAACTCAGACGATTCAGTTACTGATTCCCATATTGCGCAAGTGGCTTTAGGTTCACATTACGAAGATCTGGCTAGTATACTAGTTGACTCAGACAAACTGAGGATGAATACTTTGAAAGAACTTATACGCCTCTTCACACCATTACAAGCGGTGGAATTTCTGATTGTTGGAAAGGAACTTCATCTCTGTATGCATCACTGGGGCCAAATAAGTGATCACCGGCATGGAAGAACATAG
- the LOC113287792 gene encoding probable prolyl 4-hydroxylase 9 isoform X2 gives MKVRNRGGLFRTKLELPIVLLSCTLFFLAGFFGSVLLSQDIDEVVPKSRILDESVVEKREEDKVFESIPNGDTGDSYVTSIPFQVLSWKPRAVYYPGFATVEQCDNIIKKAKANLRPSGLAFRKGETAGNTKGVRTSSGTFLSAYSDSTGTLAQIEVKIARATMLPRSHGEAFNVLRYEIGQKYLSHHDSFNPTEYGPQRSQRIASFLLYLSDVEEGGETMFPYENGSNMNIGYDYEKCIGLKVKPRRGDGLLFYSLYPNGTIDQMSLHGSCPVIVGQKWVATKWIRTQ, from the exons ATGAAAGTAAGAAATAGAGGGGGATTATTCAGAACAAAGCTAGAATTACCCATTGTTTTACTTTCATGCACTCTATTTTTCCTTGCTGGTTTCTTTGGATCCGTTCTCCTTTCTCAA GATATTGATGAAGTTGTACCTAAATCTAGGATACTTGATGAATCTGTAGTAGAAAAAAGAGAGGAGGATAAAGTGTTTGAATCAATTCCTAATGGAGATACTGGGGATTCTTATGTTACTTCCATTCCTTTTCAG GTTTTGAGCTGGAAACCTCGTGCTGTTTACTATCCTGGTTTTGCAACTGTAGAACAATGTGACAACATAATTAAAAAGGCCAAGGCAAATCTTAGACCATCAGGCTTGGCTTTTAGGAAGGGAGAAACTGCTGGCAACACCAAGGGAGTAAGAACAAG TTCGGGCACATTTCTCAGTGCATATAGCGACTCAACTGGAACCTTGGCCCAGATTGAGGTAAAAATAGCAAGGGCTACAATGCTTCCGAGGAGCCACGGGGAG GCATTCAATGTTCTGCGCTATGAGATTGGACAGAAATATTTGTCTCATCATGATTCATTCAACCCAACTGAGTATGGACCACAAAGGAGCCAAAGG ATAGCATCTTTCCTGTTATATCTTTCTGACGTGGAAGAAGGTGGTGAAACAATGTTCCCATATGAG AATGGTTCGAATATGAATATTGGCTATGactatgaaaaatgtattggcTTAAAAGTGAAGCCTCGTAGAGGGGATGGCCTGCTCTTTTATTCGTTATATCCAAATGGGACGATTGATCAG ATGTCACTTCATGGGAGTTGTCCTGTGATAGTCGGACAAAAATGGGTGGCTACAAAGTGGATCAGGACTCAATAA
- the LOC113287782 gene encoding protein CONSERVED IN THE GREEN LINEAGE AND DIATOMS 27, chloroplastic-like, with the protein MLRLHTACSLQVPNVRQPKTGGSNSAGPKWGLLGSGRQFQLRSLQVQALRDETNNGRGSNGGASGFTGRNWDPGLEIGVPFDQRPVNEYSSLKEGPIYSWGELSPGSFFIRIGTLWLITFTVLGVPIAAASFNPSREPLKFALAAGIGSLFLVSLVVLRIYLGWSYVGDRLLSAVVPYEESGWYDGQMYVKPPEILARDRLLGSYKVKPVIKLLKQTLVGTGAVLVSAVFLFAFAAPVQDFFHTRFSDQSNVPTSNISKSNIRREELLSPPLDVKDNDDLAAAAAEAADGRPVYCRDRFYRALAGGQYCKWDDLLN; encoded by the exons ATGCTTAGACTGCATACTGCTTGCAGTCTGCAGGTCCCTAATGTCAGACAACCAAAGACTGGTGGAAGCAATTCTGCTGGCCCTAAGTGGGGATTATTAGGAAGTGGTCGGCAGTTTCAGTTGCGGTCGTTGCAGGTCCAGGCCTTGAGAGATGAAACTAATAACGGAAGAGGAAGCAATGGTGGTGCGAGTGGTTTCACCGGACGAAACTGGGATCCAGGGTTGGAAATTGGAGTTCCCTTTGACCAAAGACCG GTAAATGAATACTCATCTCTCAAAGAAGGACCGATATATTCATGGGGAGAACTGAGTCCAGGTTCTTTTTTCATTCGTATTGGAACACTCTGGCTGATCACCTTCACGGTTCTGGGTGTGCCAATTGCAGCAGCAAGCTTTAATCCCTCCAGG GAGCCTCTAAAATTTGCGCTAGCTGCTGGAATTGGAAGTCTATTTCTGGTGTCACTAGTCGTTCTTAGGATATACTTG GGCTGGAGTTATGTCGGGGATAGACTTCTGTCAGCAGTTGTACCCTATGAAGAGAGTGGATGGTATGATGGACAAATGTATGTAAAGCCACCGGAG ATCTTGGCTCGAGACAGGCTTTTGGGCTCTTATAAG GTAAAGCCAGTCATCAAGTTGCTGAAACAGACACTAGTCGGCACTGGCGCAGTGCTTGTATCAGCCGTGTTTCTGTTCGCCTTTGCTGCACCAGTGCAAGATTTCTTTCATACAAGATTTTCTGATCAATCAAATGTACCAACTTCAAACATATCAAAATCCAACATCAG AAGGGAAGAGTTGCTAAGCCCTCCACTAGATGTGAAGGATAACGATGACCTAGCAGCAGCTGCTGCTGAGGCCGCTGATGGCCGGCCAGTCTACTGCAGGGATAGATTTTACCGTGCATTAGCAGGTGGTCAATACTGCAAATGGGACGATCTATTAAACTAG